Genomic segment of Scardovia inopinata JCM 12537:
AGAGCCAAAGCGGATAGTGCCCGTTATGTGATTGCAGCCATGAAGAAAGCAGGAATCAAACCCGGTGATTCCGTCGCCCTGGCAGGGCACTCTCAGGGAGGAATTATTGCCGCTACCATTGCCAGCGATCTCAGCCATGATTTCACCATCAAACACGTTATTACAGCAGGCTCGCCTATTGCCAACCACCCTGTTCCTCAAAAAACCTGGATGACAAGCACAGAAGTCAATGATGAGCTAGTCTCCAGTTTAGACGGTAAGAATAACGCGGCTAGCCCCCACCACTTGACGGTGAGGGGAAGCAGCGTAGGCAGTCCTGAAGACCATGCAAGCAACCAAGGAAAGGACAACGAATCAACTGCTGTAGATAAAACCGGAGGAAAAAAAGAGCTGACTCATGGCCTTAATTACCATCGGGCCACCTGGGATGACGCTCAAAAATTGCATTCAGACGCTGTAACCAGCCACGACAAACATTTCCAGCAAACTATCGCGGGAAGAATGGACAAACAATACTATTTTCAGGGACGTATGGGGAGGTAAAAATAATTATGTAAGCGTTTATACCTTGTCGTAACCTTAAACCATGAGGTTAACTGATATCAAGCCGGAGCTCGCGCTTAGTCCCTTGGACGGACGGTACAGCCGGCAAACCGCCCCCCTGGTCGAATATCTGAGCGAAGCTGCATTGAACCGGCAGCGCATTGTGGTAGAAGTGGAGTGGATGATCCACCTGGCCAACGGAAGCCACGATGACGATGGTCAGTCGTCCATCCCAGGAGTTCAGCCTTTTAGTCAGGAAGAACTCGATTATCTAAGGAAAATCCCGGAAGACTTTGGTTCCGATCAAATTGCAGAATTAGCCGAGATTGAAGCTGTTACTCACCACGATGTGAAAGCTGTGGAGTACTTCATCGACCGCCGCATGGAAGCAGCAGCAGACGCTCTAGGCACACAGACCCAGCTGACAAGGCTGAAGCCCCTGGTCCATTTTGCCTGCACCAGTGAAGACATCAATAATCTCTCCTATGCTTTATGCATTAAACAGGCAGTGGAAAAGGTCTGGATTCCACAGTTCCGTGAGGTTGTTAAGCTTCTTGATACAGCTGCCCAGAAATTTGCCAATCTGCCTATGCTCAGCCTGACTCATGGCCAGCCAGCTACCCCGACAACTTTGGGTAAAGAGTTGGCGGTGTATGTTTACCGTTTTAACCGCCAGCTTAGGATTCTGAATAATCAGGAATATCTGGGCAAAATTAACGGGGCTACTGGAACCTTTGGAGCACATACCCAGGCACTTCCTCAGGTAGATTGGCTGTCGGTCAGCAGAAACTTCGTGACCGTCCGTCTGGGACTAACCTGGAACCCCCTCACTACCCAGATTGAATCTCACGATTGGCAGGCAGAACTTTACTCCACAATCAGCCATATCAACCACATTCTGCATAATCTTGCCGTAGATGTGTGGATGTATATTTCCCGGGGTGTCTTTGCCCAGGTACCGGTCAAAGGCGCAACTGGATCCAGCACCATGCCCCACAAGGTCAATCCCATCCGCTTTGAGAATGCAGAAGCTAACCTAGAGCTGTCTTCAGCTCTCTTTGACTGCCTCAGTGCTACCTTAACTGAAACCCGCTGGCAGAGGGATCTGACGGATTCTACTACCCAGCGCAATATAGGGTCAGCTTTCGGCTACAGTCTTCTTGCCCTGGATAACCTCGCGGGAGGTTTGAATTCAATTCACCCCAACACCGAGGTTATGGCCCAAGAATTGGATTCTAATTGGGAAGTCCTGGGAGAGCC
This window contains:
- the purB gene encoding adenylosuccinate lyase, encoding MRLTDIKPELALSPLDGRYSRQTAPLVEYLSEAALNRQRIVVEVEWMIHLANGSHDDDGQSSIPGVQPFSQEELDYLRKIPEDFGSDQIAELAEIEAVTHHDVKAVEYFIDRRMEAAADALGTQTQLTRLKPLVHFACTSEDINNLSYALCIKQAVEKVWIPQFREVVKLLDTAAQKFANLPMLSLTHGQPATPTTLGKELAVYVYRFNRQLRILNNQEYLGKINGATGTFGAHTQALPQVDWLSVSRNFVTVRLGLTWNPLTTQIESHDWQAELYSTISHINHILHNLAVDVWMYISRGVFAQVPVKGATGSSTMPHKVNPIRFENAEANLELSSALFDCLSATLTETRWQRDLTDSTTQRNIGSAFGYSLLALDNLAGGLNSIHPNTEVMAQELDSNWEVLGEPIQTAMRAGALAGREGMDNPYERVKELMRGKKISHSDVEDFISSINFDDQTARRLSALTPASYTGLAEEISSLRNA